Proteins from one Mycobacterium sp. HUMS_12744610 genomic window:
- the arr gene encoding NAD(+)--rifampin ADP-ribosyltransferase — protein sequence MGGAPVPFEAHESGALLHGTKADLAVGDCLVPGHRPNYGARRVANHVYVTRTLDAAVWGAELARGEGRGRIYVVEPQGALEDDPNVTDKKLPGNPTRSYRTREPVRIIGEITDWVGHSSEQLRAMRDSLAELERRGLTVIDD from the coding sequence GTGGGCGGCGCACCGGTACCTTTCGAGGCGCACGAATCGGGCGCACTCCTGCACGGCACCAAGGCCGACCTGGCGGTGGGCGATTGTCTGGTGCCCGGCCATCGGCCGAACTATGGCGCACGACGCGTCGCCAACCACGTCTATGTGACGCGAACACTCGACGCCGCAGTGTGGGGAGCCGAATTGGCGCGAGGTGAAGGCCGCGGCCGCATCTACGTCGTGGAACCGCAAGGCGCACTGGAAGACGACCCGAACGTGACGGACAAGAAACTGCCCGGGAATCCGACTCGCTCCTATCGCACCCGAGAGCCGGTGAGAATCATCGGCGAGATCACCGACTGGGTGGGGCATTCCTCCGAGCAGCTGCGGGCCATGCGTGACAGCCTGGCCGAGCTCGAGCGCCGGGGCCTTACCGTCATCGACGACTGA
- a CDS encoding class I SAM-dependent methyltransferase, translating into MSSFGSARSEGDSWDLASSVGATATMVAASRALASRGPDPLLDDRFAEPLVRAVGHPFFIRMLDGQLPLENDDAPMTLQQRREQMTVRTRFFDDFFQDAAAAGIRQAVILAAGLDARAYRLAWPPGMVVFEVDQPEVIAFKTDTLAALGAQPTAERRTVSIDLRDDWPTALRDNGFDVAAPTAWIAEGLLPYLPPEAQDRLLDNITALSAPGSRLATENITDMSVFTDERARAMRSTWRKHGLDIDVAELVWLGERRPAADHLGATGWHVTVHPTDQVYEKYGFVVPDNEVLQQFRGAISYLSAELD; encoded by the coding sequence ATGTCATCCTTTGGTTCGGCGCGCAGCGAGGGCGACAGCTGGGACCTGGCCTCCAGCGTCGGAGCGACCGCCACGATGGTGGCGGCCTCACGAGCGCTCGCATCGCGGGGGCCCGATCCCCTGCTCGACGACCGCTTCGCCGAGCCGCTGGTGCGCGCGGTCGGGCACCCTTTCTTCATCCGGATGCTGGACGGGCAGCTCCCCCTCGAGAACGACGATGCGCCCATGACCCTGCAGCAGCGGCGCGAGCAGATGACGGTGCGGACCAGGTTCTTCGACGACTTCTTCCAGGACGCGGCCGCCGCCGGGATACGCCAGGCCGTCATTCTGGCGGCCGGGCTGGACGCGCGGGCCTACCGGTTGGCCTGGCCGCCGGGCATGGTGGTTTTCGAGGTCGACCAGCCCGAGGTCATCGCCTTCAAAACCGACACACTCGCCGCGCTGGGCGCGCAACCGACCGCCGAACGGCGTACCGTGAGCATCGACCTGCGTGACGACTGGCCGACGGCGTTGCGCGACAACGGCTTTGATGTCGCCGCGCCGACCGCGTGGATCGCCGAGGGTCTGCTGCCCTACCTGCCGCCGGAGGCCCAGGACCGCCTCCTGGACAACATCACCGCGCTCAGCGCGCCCGGGAGCCGGCTGGCCACAGAGAACATCACCGACATGAGCGTGTTCACCGACGAGCGTGCGCGGGCGATGCGCAGCACCTGGCGCAAGCACGGGCTGGACATCGACGTCGCCGAACTGGTGTGGCTCGGCGAACGCCGTCCGGCGGCCGACCACCTGGGGGCGACCGGCTGGCACGTCACCGTCCACCCCACCGACCAGGTGTACGAGAAGTACGGCTTCGTCGTCCCCGACAACGAGGTTCTGCAGCAGTTCCGGGGCGCCATCAGCTATCTCAGCGCCGAATTGGACTGA
- a CDS encoding HpcH/HpaI aldolase/citrate lyase family protein translates to MAPTLRPRRSALYLPGNKARALEKGKTLPADVLIFDLEDAVGPDAKAEARTTVCEAVASESYRPREVVVRINGLGTDWHDDDLAAVAGSPAHGVLVPKVETGEQVRALDARLERLGAPESLRLWVMIETPRSFLKAEEIASASERLAALVVGTNDLVNDLHALHVPGRAPIVPALTLAVLGARAAGKVVLDGVFNDITDAEGFRAQARQGREMGFDGKTLIHPSQIGAANDLFGPSEGELADARKVVAAYEQAKASGASVITVDGRMVESLHVRNAERILALAERISEMESAS, encoded by the coding sequence ATGGCACCGACACTGCGCCCGCGCCGATCCGCTCTCTACCTGCCCGGCAACAAGGCCCGGGCGCTCGAGAAGGGCAAGACGCTGCCCGCAGACGTGCTCATCTTCGACCTGGAGGACGCGGTGGGGCCCGACGCCAAAGCCGAGGCACGAACGACGGTGTGCGAGGCAGTCGCGTCGGAAAGCTACCGGCCCCGCGAGGTCGTCGTGCGCATCAACGGCCTGGGCACCGATTGGCACGACGACGATCTGGCGGCGGTGGCCGGTTCGCCCGCCCACGGGGTGCTCGTGCCCAAGGTGGAGACCGGCGAGCAGGTGCGGGCGCTAGACGCCAGGCTCGAGCGGCTCGGCGCGCCGGAGTCGTTGCGGTTGTGGGTGATGATCGAGACGCCCCGGTCGTTCCTCAAGGCCGAGGAGATCGCCTCGGCCAGTGAGCGTTTGGCGGCGCTGGTAGTCGGCACCAACGACCTGGTCAACGATTTGCACGCGCTGCACGTGCCCGGACGGGCACCGATCGTGCCGGCGTTGACTTTGGCGGTGCTGGGGGCGAGGGCCGCCGGCAAGGTGGTGCTGGACGGCGTGTTCAACGACATCACCGACGCGGAGGGCTTCCGGGCGCAGGCCCGCCAGGGACGCGAAATGGGTTTCGACGGGAAGACCTTGATTCACCCCTCCCAGATTGGTGCGGCCAATGACCTCTTCGGTCCGTCGGAGGGGGAGTTGGCCGACGCCCGTAAGGTCGTCGCGGCTTACGAGCAGGCTAAGGCTTCGGGCGCCAGCGTGATCACCGTCGACGGCCGCATGGTTGAGAGCCTGCACGTCCGCAACGCCGAGCGGATTCTCGCTCTGGCCGAACGCATCTCGGAGATGGAATCCGCCTCCTGA
- a CDS encoding SDR family NAD(P)-dependent oxidoreductase yields the protein MGAAVTRYGGLDVVVQNAAVPAFGRFTQVRAEVFDKVVTTNVLGAANVSRCAISDFRQRGAGQVVVVGSVLGQAAVLYMGAYVL from the coding sequence ATCGGCGCGGCGGTCACGCGCTACGGCGGCCTGGACGTCGTGGTCCAAAACGCCGCCGTGCCGGCGTTCGGCCGGTTCACCCAGGTGCGCGCCGAGGTCTTCGACAAAGTGGTCACAACCAACGTGCTCGGGGCTGCCAACGTGTCCCGCTGTGCGATAAGCGATTTCAGGCAGCGCGGCGCGGGACAAGTCGTCGTGGTCGGCTCGGTCCTGGGTCAGGCGGCCGTGCTCTACATGGGCGCCTACGTGCTGTGA
- a CDS encoding oxygenase MpaB family protein — MVAGPDGPAQRTRIHETPGPRWFDEDRPIRRVNADASMFVGGLRALLLQSLHPLAMAGVAQHSNYRGDPWGRLQRTSTFLAVTTFGTAADAQRAVDRVRGIHRRVHGVADDGRPYSGTDPHLLEWVHITEVDSFLLAHKLYGAAPLDRSGRDAYVADMAYVATRLGVVDPPRTEHELVERIAAYRPELRGTSAARDAARYLLLTPPLPLAARAPYAVLAATSVGMLPAWARTPLLLPYFPPIERTLGRTAGRALVGGIRWAMTG, encoded by the coding sequence ATGGTTGCCGGCCCCGACGGCCCGGCCCAGCGGACGCGGATCCATGAGACGCCGGGGCCGCGGTGGTTCGACGAGGACCGCCCCATCCGCAGGGTGAACGCCGACGCGTCGATGTTCGTCGGTGGGTTGCGCGCGCTGCTGCTGCAGTCGTTGCACCCGCTGGCCATGGCCGGCGTGGCCCAACACTCGAACTACCGGGGCGATCCGTGGGGCCGACTGCAGCGCACGAGCACCTTCTTGGCCGTCACGACGTTCGGGACGGCGGCCGACGCGCAGCGCGCCGTCGATCGGGTGCGGGGGATTCACCGCCGGGTGCATGGGGTGGCGGACGACGGAAGGCCGTATTCCGGCACGGATCCGCACCTTTTGGAGTGGGTGCACATCACCGAGGTGGACAGCTTCCTGCTGGCGCACAAGCTGTACGGCGCCGCTCCGCTGGACCGCAGCGGTCGTGACGCCTACGTGGCGGACATGGCATATGTGGCAACCCGACTCGGGGTGGTCGATCCGCCGCGCACCGAGCATGAGCTGGTGGAGCGTATCGCGGCGTACCGTCCGGAGCTGCGCGGCACGTCGGCGGCACGCGACGCCGCCCGGTATCTGTTGCTGACCCCGCCGCTGCCGCTGGCCGCCAGGGCGCCCTACGCGGTGCTGGCGGCGACGTCGGTGGGGATGCTTCCCGCGTGGGCGCGCACACCGCTGCTGTTGCCGTACTTCCCCCCGATCGAGCGCACCCTGGGCCGCACGGCCGGTCGCGCGCTGGTCGGCGGCATCCGCTGGGCCATGACGGGCTGA
- a CDS encoding DUF167 domain-containing protein gives MNDFVVVKVKPGSSKGPLVETGPDGDLTIYVRERAVEGKANDAVIRLLATHLRLPPSRVELVSGKTSRLKRFRVHRAASPTDDTRT, from the coding sequence GTGAACGACTTCGTTGTCGTCAAGGTCAAGCCCGGCAGCAGCAAGGGCCCGCTCGTCGAGACCGGCCCCGACGGCGACCTGACGATCTACGTCCGGGAGCGCGCCGTCGAGGGCAAGGCCAACGACGCCGTCATTCGGTTGCTGGCTACCCACCTACGCCTGCCCCCGAGCCGAGTCGAACTGGTGTCCGGAAAGACCTCGCGGCTCAAGCGATTCCGCGTGCACCGAGCGGCGTCGCCGACGGATGACACCCGGACGTAG
- a CDS encoding HugZ family protein — translation MATRDHGDPGDAPSAPPPLLPPTNPARRSAAEEARTIAAATNVATLASLTADGDPWASLVTYGLLGGMPVLCVSNLAEHGRNLAGDPRASLSIVAASNDADPLAGSRITLAGVVARPPDAEREAARAAYLEAVPAARFYLDFSDFTLWVLAVRRVRWVGGYGRMDSATADQYAAASPDPIAPASARAVAHLNADHAAALAAMARAFGGYPDTETAVCTGVDRYGLDLRVHTPRGVAYTRAGFPTPLNAADQLRSATAELARYAESTA, via the coding sequence GTGGCCACTCGCGATCACGGCGACCCCGGGGATGCGCCCTCCGCGCCCCCTCCCCTGCTGCCGCCGACCAACCCCGCCCGTCGCTCCGCGGCGGAAGAGGCCCGCACCATCGCCGCCGCCACCAACGTGGCCACGCTGGCCAGCTTGACCGCCGACGGCGACCCGTGGGCATCGTTGGTGACCTACGGGCTGCTGGGCGGGATGCCGGTGCTGTGCGTGTCGAACCTGGCCGAGCACGGCCGCAACCTGGCTGGCGACCCGAGAGCGAGCCTGTCGATCGTGGCGGCGAGCAACGACGCCGACCCGCTGGCCGGAAGCCGAATCACCCTGGCGGGGGTGGTCGCACGACCCCCCGACGCCGAACGGGAGGCGGCCCGCGCCGCATACCTGGAAGCGGTGCCCGCCGCCCGTTTCTACCTCGACTTCAGCGACTTCACCCTCTGGGTGCTCGCAGTGCGGCGGGTGCGCTGGGTCGGTGGCTACGGCCGGATGGACTCGGCCACCGCCGACCAATACGCCGCCGCGTCGCCGGATCCGATCGCGCCGGCCTCGGCCCGGGCGGTCGCGCATCTCAACGCCGACCACGCCGCCGCCCTGGCCGCGATGGCCCGGGCGTTCGGCGGCTACCCCGATACCGAGACCGCGGTGTGCACCGGCGTCGACCGCTACGGCCTGGACCTGCGGGTGCACACGCCACGCGGGGTGGCCTACACCCGCGCCGGCTTCCCGACACCGCTGAATGCCGCTGACCAATTGCGTTCGGCCACAGCGGAGTTGGCCCGCTACGCCGAGTCGACTGCGTAA
- a CDS encoding FKBP-type peptidyl-prolyl cis-trans isomerase, translated as MLAAGATALALVGPGEAAAAGSCPTTAPANGAAPDWTLAGNTGSVAVTGSTDTTAPLVKVTTPFSVTQTQVHTLRAGNGPVVPATARVSVCYMGVDGRDGSVFDNSYERGAPVDFPLGGVVPGFQKAIAGQKVGSTVAVAMTSADGYPNGQPSAGIRPGDTLVFAIKILSASS; from the coding sequence ATGCTCGCGGCCGGTGCGACCGCGCTGGCGCTTGTAGGACCGGGCGAGGCGGCCGCCGCCGGCTCGTGCCCGACCACAGCGCCGGCCAACGGGGCAGCGCCCGACTGGACCCTGGCCGGGAACACCGGCAGCGTCGCGGTCACCGGGTCCACGGACACGACGGCCCCGCTCGTGAAGGTGACGACACCGTTCAGCGTCACCCAGACCCAGGTGCACACCCTGCGCGCCGGCAACGGACCGGTGGTCCCTGCCACGGCCCGGGTTTCCGTCTGCTACATGGGCGTCGACGGGCGTGACGGATCGGTGTTCGACAACAGCTACGAACGCGGCGCCCCGGTCGACTTCCCGCTCGGCGGAGTCGTTCCGGGCTTCCAGAAGGCCATCGCGGGACAAAAGGTCGGATCCACGGTCGCCGTCGCCATGACCTCCGCGGACGGCTACCCCAACGGTCAGCCCAGCGCCGGGATCCGGCCGGGCGACACGCTCGTCTTCGCGATCAAGATCCTCAGCGCCTCGAGCTGA
- a CDS encoding diguanylate cyclase domain-containing protein encodes MVNRAGWEIATADLLARSRSTAYTVTVIAVDIDNFKQINDTDGHLRRRAPDPLRGALARSGAPHCGPGQAQRRRVRLLHRRPCGTGAGRGGAVRRRGPPARSGHERRHRIAQWRDRRHRRAACRRPLGHQAHKASRHAYGCGARRSRTHGVAVACRR; translated from the coding sequence CTGGTCAACCGGGCCGGCTGGGAGATCGCCACCGCCGATCTGCTGGCGCGGTCCCGGTCGACGGCGTACACCGTCACCGTCATCGCGGTCGACATCGACAACTTCAAACAGATCAATGACACCGACGGACATCTCCGGCGACGAGCACCTGATCCGCTGCGCGGCGCGCTGGCGAGATCTGGCGCCCCGCATTGCGGTCCTGGCCAGGCTCAGCGGCGACGAGTTCGCCTTCTGCATCGTCGACCGTGCGGGACCGGCGCCGGCCGCGGCGGAGCAGTTCGTCGCCGGGGTCCGCCTGCACGCTCCGGACACGAGCGTCGGCACCGCATCGCACAGTGGCGAGACCGCCGACATCGGCGCGCTGCATGCCGCCGGCCTCTAGGCCACCAAGCGCATAAAGCGTCCCGGCACGCGTATGGATGTGGGGCGCGGCGGTCAAGGACGCATGGGGTGGCTGTAGCGTGTCGGCGGTGA
- a CDS encoding cellulose-binding domain-containing protein — MAGRNDYGTRWRTVRHATVSALMVAILGLAIAPAAYAAAPAARLSVTSTWQTGFIARFTVLNPTAAPLADWKLEFDMPAGQSVTHTWNSTIAQYGTHFVLTPANWNRVIAPGGSATGGLRGVLTGTYSPPQNCMLNRQYLCT; from the coding sequence ATGGCCGGACGGAACGATTACGGGACGCGCTGGCGCACAGTGCGTCACGCAACGGTGTCGGCATTGATGGTTGCCATTCTCGGGCTCGCCATTGCCCCCGCAGCTTATGCCGCTGCGCCCGCGGCCAGGTTGTCGGTGACATCGACGTGGCAGACCGGGTTCATCGCCCGGTTCACCGTCCTGAATCCGACCGCGGCGCCCCTCGCCGATTGGAAGCTCGAATTCGACATGCCGGCGGGACAATCCGTCACGCACACGTGGAACAGCACCATTGCGCAATATGGCACGCACTTCGTGCTCACCCCCGCCAATTGGAATCGCGTCATCGCGCCCGGTGGTTCAGCCACGGGCGGCTTGAGAGGCGTGCTGACCGGTACCTACTCGCCACCGCAGAATTGCATGCTCAACCGGCAGTATCTGTGCACCTAA
- a CDS encoding DUF1906 domain-containing protein, with amino-acid sequence MHNISPVASHGRPGTVSRRDALRYATALAGLGAASVGCGMPTAAASAPQLIDFAAHQIPAQAIRAAGYSGVVNYVSLSRPGSSFGAKPITRPYAESLTAAGLVIVSNYQYGKPGGTAPSDFRRGYAGGIADARTAWQLHTAAGGAQGAPIFFTIDEDISRDTWNRLALQWFRGINAVLGVQRTGIYGGINACQWAAADGVIGSSSTPGRRWAWQTRAWSGNRVYPAAVLYQRIVSTASNPGPRVGGFEVDVNDVLAPDCGQWNLHQTSYPNGDVR; translated from the coding sequence ATGCACAATATTTCCCCGGTGGCCAGCCATGGGCGACCGGGTACGGTTTCCCGGCGTGACGCGCTGCGCTACGCCACTGCGTTGGCAGGGCTGGGTGCCGCATCGGTCGGCTGCGGCATGCCCACGGCGGCCGCCTCGGCTCCCCAGCTGATCGACTTCGCCGCGCACCAGATTCCAGCGCAGGCCATCCGAGCTGCCGGCTATAGCGGGGTGGTCAACTACGTCTCGTTGTCCCGTCCTGGGTCGTCGTTTGGCGCCAAGCCGATCACGCGGCCCTACGCCGAGTCACTGACGGCCGCGGGCTTGGTGATCGTGAGTAACTACCAATACGGCAAGCCGGGTGGGACGGCACCGTCGGACTTCAGGCGGGGCTACGCCGGCGGTATCGCGGACGCGCGCACCGCCTGGCAGCTGCACACCGCGGCAGGCGGGGCCCAGGGTGCGCCGATTTTCTTCACCATCGACGAGGACATCAGCCGCGACACCTGGAATCGCCTCGCGCTGCAGTGGTTTCGTGGAATCAACGCGGTTCTTGGAGTTCAACGAACCGGGATCTACGGGGGCATCAATGCGTGTCAGTGGGCCGCGGCCGATGGCGTTATCGGGTCTTCGAGCACGCCCGGCCGCCGGTGGGCCTGGCAAACTCGAGCCTGGTCCGGCAATCGCGTCTACCCCGCCGCTGTTCTCTACCAGCGCATCGTGAGCACGGCGTCCAATCCCGGCCCTCGGGTCGGAGGATTCGAAGTCGACGTCAACGACGTCCTGGCCCCCGATTGCGGCCAGTGGAACCTCCATCAAACCAGTTATCCGAATGGCGACGTTCGGTAG
- a CDS encoding GMC family oxidoreductase — MNAVAEFDFIIVGAGSAGCLLANRLSADPDCRVLLVEAGGRDDWFWIKVPVGYLYTIANPRTDWCFTTEAEPGLAGRSIHYARGRVIGGCSSINAMIHMRGQASDYELWARATGDERWLWGGPDGPGETLAIYKKLEDYFGGADDWHGVGGEIRVERPRVRWKILDAWQAAAAQLGISPIDEFNRGFNAGSAYFHVNQRRGRRWSMADAFLHPIAHRTNLTVYTQTQAVRLVLDDQVRRDQRRGAWTTAQQRVTGLRLLKGGQIVDVRARREVILSAGAIGSPHLMQVSGLGPAGLLTRHHVPVVVDLPGVGENLQDHLQLRTVYTVRGARTVNTLYRNWITRAGMGLQYLLLRSGPMTMPPSTLGAFAKSDPALDSPNLEWHVQPLSLPKFGEPLHPFGAITPSVCNLRPSSRGHVCMASADPLIHPKIRCNYLSTDADRLIAVKGLRMTRQIMAAPALARYRPQELLPGPQFESDDELCRAATELGTTIFHPVGTCAMGAFDARGRPRSAVTVLDSDCRVYRVAGLRVVDASAMPTIISGNTNAPVMLIAERTARAILGSIG, encoded by the coding sequence ATGAACGCGGTCGCCGAATTCGACTTCATCATCGTGGGGGCGGGCAGCGCCGGCTGTCTGCTCGCCAATCGGCTCAGTGCCGACCCTGATTGCCGTGTGCTCTTGGTCGAGGCCGGCGGCAGGGATGACTGGTTCTGGATCAAGGTGCCGGTGGGCTATCTGTACACCATCGCCAACCCCCGCACCGATTGGTGCTTCACGACCGAGGCCGAGCCGGGCCTGGCCGGCCGCAGCATCCACTATGCGCGGGGCCGCGTGATCGGCGGCTGCTCGTCGATCAACGCCATGATCCACATGCGAGGACAGGCGAGCGACTATGAGCTTTGGGCGCGGGCCACCGGTGACGAGCGTTGGCTCTGGGGTGGCCCGGACGGTCCCGGCGAGACACTCGCGATCTACAAAAAATTAGAGGACTACTTCGGCGGCGCCGACGACTGGCACGGCGTTGGCGGCGAGATCCGCGTCGAGCGTCCGCGTGTGCGCTGGAAGATCTTGGACGCCTGGCAGGCCGCCGCTGCCCAGCTGGGCATCTCCCCGATCGACGAGTTCAACCGCGGCTTCAACGCCGGCTCTGCGTACTTTCACGTCAACCAACGGCGTGGCCGTCGCTGGTCGATGGCCGACGCCTTCCTGCATCCCATCGCGCACCGAACGAATCTCACCGTCTACACGCAGACCCAGGCCGTGCGGCTTGTGCTGGACGACCAGGTGCGCCGCGATCAGCGTCGCGGCGCCTGGACCACGGCCCAGCAACGCGTCACCGGCCTGCGGCTGCTCAAAGGCGGCCAAATCGTCGACGTCCGAGCCCGGCGGGAGGTGATTCTGAGCGCTGGAGCTATTGGCTCGCCGCACCTGATGCAGGTCTCGGGTCTGGGCCCGGCTGGTCTCCTCACCCGGCATCACGTGCCCGTGGTTGTCGATCTACCGGGCGTGGGCGAAAACCTTCAGGATCACCTGCAGCTTCGAACGGTATACACGGTCCGGGGCGCCCGGACCGTCAATACGCTGTACCGGAATTGGATCACCCGCGCGGGCATGGGACTTCAGTATCTGCTGTTGCGATCGGGGCCCATGACCATGCCTCCTTCGACGCTGGGGGCTTTCGCCAAGAGCGACCCCGCGCTGGACAGTCCCAATCTGGAGTGGCATGTGCAGCCCTTGTCTTTGCCGAAGTTCGGCGAACCGTTGCACCCCTTCGGGGCAATCACTCCCTCCGTCTGCAACTTGCGCCCCAGCTCGCGTGGCCATGTGTGCATGGCTAGCGCAGATCCACTGATTCACCCGAAAATTCGCTGCAATTACCTTTCGACCGACGCGGATCGGCTAATCGCAGTGAAGGGCCTCCGCATGACCCGGCAGATCATGGCGGCGCCGGCTCTCGCCCGCTACCGACCGCAGGAGTTGCTTCCCGGTCCACAGTTCGAAAGTGATGACGAATTATGCCGGGCAGCAACTGAACTCGGAACAACGATCTTCCATCCGGTGGGTACATGCGCGATGGGAGCCTTTGACGCCCGAGGTCGCCCGCGGTCGGCCGTCACAGTGCTCGACTCCGACTGCCGCGTATACCGTGTGGCCGGCCTTCGTGTGGTTGATGCGTCAGCCATGCCCACCATCATTTCCGGCAACACCAACGCGCCGGTGATGCTCATCGCGGAGCGCACAGCGCGGGCGATCCTGGGCTCAATCGGCTGA
- a CDS encoding TetR/AcrR family transcriptional regulator codes for MSRWEPNAAERLAVAAVELFADRGFEDVTVVEIAERAGLTKRTFFRHFADKREILFRGQDAYREMFADAIAGAPAGASPLEAIGAALAAFAAGFPDDRREFVARRQAVIDANSELKERDLLKAAALTAAMADALVARGVEPLSPIWPPTSEHSLLRTPSGAGCNPVIGNL; via the coding sequence ATGAGTCGCTGGGAACCCAACGCCGCCGAGCGATTGGCGGTCGCAGCGGTGGAACTGTTCGCCGACCGCGGATTCGAGGACGTCACGGTGGTGGAGATCGCCGAGCGTGCGGGATTGACCAAGCGTACGTTCTTTCGTCATTTCGCCGACAAACGCGAGATCCTTTTTCGCGGCCAGGATGCGTACCGCGAGATGTTCGCCGATGCCATTGCCGGTGCGCCCGCCGGCGCCAGCCCTCTGGAAGCGATCGGCGCCGCACTGGCCGCCTTCGCAGCGGGCTTCCCAGACGACCGCAGGGAATTCGTGGCCAGGCGTCAGGCCGTCATCGACGCCAATTCCGAACTCAAGGAGCGAGACCTGCTCAAGGCCGCCGCTCTGACAGCGGCGATGGCCGATGCGCTGGTCGCGCGCGGAGTAGAACCTCTGTCGCCGATCTGGCCGCCAACGTCGGAGCACTCGCTCTTGCGGACGCCTTCCGGCGCTGGCTGCAACCCGGTAATCGGAAATCTATGA
- a CDS encoding SDR family NAD(P)-dependent oxidoreductase, whose translation MKDLRTAYGPYAVVTGASSGIGEQFARHLSAAGVSVVLVARREDRLQALAAELSQAHGTDNVVTALDLLADGAVDELICGVGDLDIGIVVVNAGISSAGPRVDSSLAYELEVFTLDAVVPLQMAHAFGNALVRRGRGAIVLVATGRRRFPRPGTRGRRQPDGLRHPKRQDEDGYRPQLSAGTGLRLRRRRRGGRHKRHPTPCR comes from the coding sequence ATGAAAGACCTTCGCACTGCATACGGCCCTTACGCGGTGGTGACCGGGGCGTCCTCGGGTATCGGGGAGCAATTCGCAAGGCATCTCAGCGCGGCGGGCGTCAGCGTCGTCCTGGTGGCGCGCCGGGAAGATCGGCTGCAGGCCTTGGCCGCTGAACTCTCCCAAGCCCATGGCACCGACAATGTCGTGACTGCGCTGGACTTGCTTGCTGATGGTGCAGTGGATGAATTGATCTGTGGCGTTGGTGATCTCGACATCGGGATCGTGGTGGTCAATGCCGGCATCTCGTCTGCGGGTCCGCGGGTGGACAGTTCGCTGGCCTACGAGCTCGAGGTCTTCACCCTTGATGCGGTGGTACCGCTGCAGATGGCGCACGCGTTCGGCAATGCCTTGGTCCGGCGGGGTCGCGGAGCCATCGTGTTGGTGGCAACTGGGCGCCGACGATTTCCGCGTCCGGGTACGCGCGGCCGCCGCCAACCCGATGGACTTCGGCATCCGAAAAGGCAAGATGAAGATGGTTACCGGCCGCAGCTTTCCGCGGGGACTGGGCTACGACTTCGCCGGCGTCGTCGAGGCGGTCGGCACAAACGTCACCCGACTCCGTGTCGGTGA
- a CDS encoding NADP-dependent oxidoreductase — translation MRKGKMKMVTGRSFPRGLGYDFAGVVEAVGTNVTRLRVGDEVLGAASIKNSGAFADVVVADQAGVVHKPEGLSFQAAATLPIAAGTAYQALFSVGKLQRGEAVFVHASLGAVGRSAVQFALAHGAIVGGSCRLGSEPEARGLGIDPIVDFDFESAALSRRFDIVLDAAGTLPIKKARRMLTPKGRIVSVNPSPANMVRNALPGPFHVVIGKFVIADLEAVARAAADGHLRLPIAQTVPLATAVPALTELERNGIAKRGKLIILPG, via the coding sequence ATCCGAAAAGGCAAGATGAAGATGGTTACCGGCCGCAGCTTTCCGCGGGGACTGGGCTACGACTTCGCCGGCGTCGTCGAGGCGGTCGGCACAAACGTCACCCGACTCCGTGTCGGTGACGAAGTGCTCGGTGCGGCGTCGATCAAAAACTCAGGCGCGTTCGCCGACGTGGTCGTCGCCGACCAAGCGGGCGTCGTGCACAAGCCCGAAGGGCTTTCGTTCCAGGCGGCCGCCACGCTTCCCATCGCTGCCGGCACCGCCTATCAGGCGCTGTTCAGCGTAGGCAAGTTGCAGCGAGGGGAAGCGGTGTTCGTGCATGCCAGCCTCGGCGCCGTCGGGCGCTCGGCCGTCCAATTCGCGCTCGCCCACGGGGCCATCGTGGGCGGCAGCTGCCGCCTCGGCTCCGAGCCTGAGGCGCGCGGGCTCGGTATCGATCCCATCGTCGACTTCGACTTCGAATCCGCCGCGCTTAGCAGGCGGTTCGACATCGTGCTCGACGCGGCCGGCACGTTGCCGATCAAGAAGGCCCGACGAATGTTGACGCCGAAAGGACGCATCGTCAGTGTCAACCCCAGTCCGGCGAACATGGTCAGAAACGCCCTACCCGGACCGTTCCACGTCGTGATCGGCAAGTTCGTCATCGCCGATCTCGAGGCAGTCGCACGCGCCGCCGCCGACGGTCATCTACGGCTACCCATCGCCCAAACGGTACCGCTGGCAACCGCAGTCCCGGCTCTCACAGAACTAGAACGAAACGGCATTGCCAAGCGGGGCAAGCTCATTATCCTGCCCGGGTGA